Genomic window (Acropora muricata isolate sample 2 chromosome 11, ASM3666990v1, whole genome shotgun sequence):
CCCAGCGTGTATGTTAGAAGTACAGACGGCAGGGTCTCTCAGGGCTTTGGGGGAATAAGGGAACAAAGGACATGACAAAAACTTGCCCCCTTGGCTAGGGCATTAGCTGTTTTACTCTGATTATGCGCGTTGCTAAACTGGATCAATGCTCATGTGCGATTGTGCTCGAACGGTCTGGGGTCGGTTGCTCGAaaaatggttagcgctaaccattggttagaGGTATCGAAACCGATAgctttctatggtagttaacattgGTTAGCACTAATCGTGCTTCAAGCAACTAGGGCCTGGggaccgtttctcgaaagttccgaaccTTTtggggcgcatttcgggtgacataattctctttgtatcttcaaagcaaaGGCGTCTAGATGCAAgtaactttgcagttattttaatttttattccctttacaacatgtgaaaagactagctttacagaataagcaggtcacAGGTTTACAAATAGCTTTTCGAGCCCgcaaagttttcgggactttcaagaaacaggcccctgggcgACAGTCTATGAAGTTCTCAAAATGGCCTCTCAATACCACAGGCCACCCAAACACATAAATCGGATGCTCAGTCAACGTAACGAGTAGTAGGGTTTACATGGGAAACATGAAATGCCAAAATAATCCTAGTTTACTGCGACGAAATTTAGTAAAAGAAACTTGATAGGATacgagcaaatttcaaaagtttattttacttattttaatCGCTGTAACTCAAAATTTCATGTTTCCCATATAAACTCCAGTAATCCAAACAACGCTCATTACTCCGAGATAGCTAACCAATCAGTGTGCTTGGAATAGCAAGATCACTGAATAAGAATACGCTAATAATCCTTACCTACTGCTACATCCTTGCCTAATTGGAGACCGCAGTACTTGACAGCCAAATCAACTCGAGCAACAGCGGGATTCTGCAATGCACATGCCAAGGCATGATATGTTGCATCAGATCGGTACATCTCTTGCCAATGTCTCAGAATAcctaaacaaaatattttatatgATCATAAATGTTTGAAATTATCATTAATCAGTTTTGattaaaactgaaagaaacGGTCTGTAAAACTCTAAGTCATTGCCAGCCTGAGAATGAATGAAGACCAAAGTTAACTacacttttttttgtcttcaaggATATAACATTATTCAGGCCAAACAGCTTTTCCATTCTGATGacctttgaaaacaattatCACTTGTCAAAATCACAAAATCATGTGCTAAGCCACAGTAATTAAACAATCACACTTACTATAGCATTTCTCAGAGTCTTTAGACTTGTTTGCTTCAATCTGATCAACCACAGCATCCGGGACGTTAAGCACTCGGCCAACCATTTCCCTGGAAGGACCAAGCTCATACGCAATGAGAAGGACATCATCTTCGGAAAGGGTTCTAGAGTCCAATGACTCAACCTCATTTGGGTCTGAATTAAAAGAAATAGCTATAAAAGGAATGGCAAGGAACAAGGCTGGTGAAGTGACAGCGACGTCCAAAGCCATAGCTTCCATCCAGGTACTCCATTTTTCTCTTTCGTCAAAACTTGATCCGCTCTGACATAATTAATAGTTCGCTGAATCAATTAGTGGAgtatttcaattattattattattattattattattattattattataaatgcaATGTCGTTTTTAAACCTTCTTTTCAGCGTTCACACATGGAGGACAGATCATATTTTCCACGTCACTCTACGATGTCACACAAAATACGTTAACCCATAGGTAAAAATGGATATTTTATAGAATACAACATGACTCTATACTTGTTACAGACTACAGCTAACGTTtgaattttgttgaaaatttttATAAAAGGTCCATTTTCTCAATTCTAAGGTTTTACAAACCAGAAATCTGTTGCTACAGTTCATGGACTGTACTTGCCGGCTGCACAGTCTCATTCActtcaattctttttttctttttgggtgGAACACGTGAAGAATGGCCTACCAACAGTGGCAAACAAGACGTTAACCCAAAGGCAAAAAAAGATACTACATCAAACACAACATGACTGTACCAACCACAACAGAAAATGTTTCCATGTTACTGAAAACTTTTAAAATATCCTTATAAAAACTCAATGTCCTCAGAATGGGATAAGGTTTCACAAAAGAGAAATCTCTTGCTACATTTCATGGACTGTACCTGCCGGATGCGCACTCTCATTCTCTGcaattccttttttccttttgggtgGAGCACGTGATGAATGGCCTACCAACAGTTGCAAACAAAAGACGTTAACCCAAAGGCAAAAAGGATATTACATTAAACACAACATGACACCCATAGGCAAAAAGTATATTACATTAAACACAACATGACTGTACCAACCACAACAGAAAATGTTTCCATATtactgaaaatttttaaaatctctttATAAAAACTCAATGTCCTCAGAATGGGGTAAGGTTTCACAAAAGAGAAATCTCTTGCTACATTTCATGGATTGTACCTGCCGGATGCGCACTCTCATTCTCTGcaattccttttttccttttgggtgGAGCACGTGATGAATGGCCTACCAACAGTTGCAAACAAAAGACGTTAACCCAAAGGCAAAAAGGATATTACATTAAACACAACATGACACCCATAGGCAAAAAGTATATTACATTAAACACAACATGACTGTACCAACCACAACAGAAAATGTTTCCATATtactgaaaatttttaaaatctctttATAAAAACTCAATGTCCTCAGAATGGGGTAAGGTTTCACAAAAGAGAAATCTCTTGCTACATTTCATGGATTGTACCTGCCGGATGCGCACTCTCATTCTCTGcaattccttttttccttttgggtgGAGCACGTGATGAATGACCTACCAACAGTTGCAAACAAAAGTCGTTAACCCAAAGGCAAAAAGGATATTACATTAAACACAACATGACACCCATAGGAAAAAGTATATTACATTAAACACAACATGACTGTATCATTCATAACAACCGGAAAATGTTTGCATATtattgaaaacttttaaaataTCTTTATAAAAACTCAATGTCCTCAGAATGGGATAAGGTTTCACAAAAGAGAAATCTCTTGCTACATTTCATGGACTGTACCTGCCGGATGCGCACTCTCATTCTCTTCAACTCCTTTTTTCCGTTTGGGTGGAACAATTGAAGAATATCCTACCAACATGGGAACACAAAGGACGTTAACCCATAGGTAAAAAGGATATTACATTAAACACAACTTGACTGTATCAACCACAACAGCCGGAAAATGTTTACTGAAAACGTTTAAAATCTCTTAATAAAAACTCAATGTTATCATGTTTTGATCAAGTTTTACAAATCAAAAACTTGTGTCTTTGTAAAGTAAAAACTTTCTCTTTCCAGGAAAACTTCTTTGAGTACTAATATAACGTAAAAAACAATGTATAAGCCGCCCCTGTATATAAGCCGCACCCGGCCCAATTTGAGAGGCCcaattttggagaaaaaaatagaGACAACTAACATTTAAGttcttttgttaaaaaaaaacaggagaCACAAGTACGGTTTCAAAACACTGACACAGTGTTGTAACGAGTTTTCATGTCAAATAACGAAAGATAGCGAAATTTCAATTGTcatacctttttcttttgagTTCACTATACAAAACTTAGGATGATCTCTCAATgcgattcttttttttttttttttcagtattaaAACTTCGAAACGCTCAAGGAAATTGAAATTCGCAAGCGGTTGAAACAATACGCACGGATATATACTTGTACTTGTCATAACTTTTTCTTTTGAGTTCACTTTCTTTCACTGACAACGTTTTTCgtaaaaataagaaacaaataTCCTATGAAAACTTTATGCATACTATCAATTTAGCGAGCTGCAAACTTTAAACCATCTCTTTGTATACCTGCGAAGTTCTTATTCCGTTTCCGCGTCCTTGATCCCACTCACTAAGCTAGTCCACTTATCAAATTTCTTACAAAATATGTCCAACCACAGCCTTACAAACATTGGCACACATTTGTGTTTAAATAATTTAGTTATCCACATCTTCAATTAACACCAAAATAATGCATTTTTCACACTTCCAATCTTTCAAATAGATCAACGTGCCCTGGTTTCACAGCTTACATGTCTTTACAAAACCCTTCAATGCACTCtcaatgcatttttttccttttttgggtCAATgtcattttatcttttgaaaCTTCTTTCCGGGAAGGAACTTACAACAGCTCACAATAATAGAAGACTGTATGTGTTCTCTATGGACAACTAAATATACaaccaaatttctttttttctcatgagATAATGATTAAGTCTTCTGGCTAGCACATACAAAATCCTTCAATGTACTTTTTTGGGTTAATGTTGTTTCTCTTTTGACACTTCTATCAGCAGAGGAACTTGCTGCAGCTCAAGATTAATGATTGTATGCGTTCTGTATGGGACACCCAATTTCATTGCTGCATTTGTAAGTATATCTATAAACGTACCTACAAAAAAAACGGCGAGGAACAAGGCTAATGCAGTGACAGCGATGTTCAAGGCTATAGTCTCCATTCCCTGCCCTCTAGGTCTTCTTGTTCTCTCCTTTGTCGAAACTTGATTCGCTTTGATTAATAAACAGTTTTCTGAATCAATTAGTGGagtatttttaattatttcaacGGCTTTTTTACCCTTACTTTTCACAAATTTAGAGGACAGATTATATTTTCCACCTGGCTTAGGAAGACTGAAGAAATTCTCGCGTTTACCAggtttatatgggagtgtggaggagctttgccattggtgcaAATAtagtgacatgaatttgtgaataaattggtggaatgagaggcgttcactGATCCCGTGAggatagagtgtacccagttcaaagatgaatttttgttccagATTTTTGCGGGTTTCTGTGTTCCAGTGATGTAAGGATaacccgcaaatagtcatgttgtgctGACAGTGTAGCGTCAAATGAATATAAAATGAAGTGATGACGCTCGATTCGACGTACCGTCTGCTATCTGAGTGTCCCCTTCTGGTTCCATGGTCTGCagtgaataaaaacaaactaattACCTACCAAACAATGAAATGACGTAACATTATTAGAGTAACGGTTATCACTCTTGCCTCACCTTCCGAGACGCCTTCTGATAGAGACAACCACCTCGCCATTTCTTTACACCCAATCAAGATGGGACGACCAAATAAATTGAGAACCGAAAGAAAGCTTGTATTGAAAGGATCTCCCCTCCctttatttcttctttctttaaaCTGTTTATTGGATTTGAAAAACCCCAATGTGTTGCGCTCACGTCGCTCTCAACTACGTGTTATGTATAGTCGACTTATAATAATATAAGTGCTACTTGTCACCTGCATTTCTAATGCTAGCAATCAGTCACCAAGCGTAGTATACTCATTTGCTTACAAGTATTGGCTGAAATCTTTCCAAGTATCTCGCCATCGTTGTGAATATTAGTCATTGAAAACAATCTTTGAATAAACTGGTTCATACTTTATCGAGAAGTTAACAAAGGCATGCATCACGAGTTCCAATTCATCATCCCAAAACTTTGCCTTAAAAAGGAAATCGATTTACCTGGGTATGGGGTACTTCGAACCACATCTCCCATCCAGGACTGACTGTTTCATCGCAGAAATTCTTCAGGCAAATCAGTTCTTCCCCAGGACGAACTCGCAGAAGGTGCAAGCAATCGTCTTGATCACAACTCGTCCTCTCGTGAAGATGACACGTGCATTCCAGGCAATAGGTGCACACAACACTCAGCTCATATCGAAGATTGCTTAACCAAGAAAGGTCACGTGAAAAGTCATCTAAGGTTCTCTCGATAAAGTTGCGAACTTCAATAGCCATTTTGTTTGAGGCAATCATCGACTGGGATTTGCAGGAAGACGGATTCCTTGTCTTTAAAACGATTTTGATGAACCTCTTTCTGCAAATCAGGATAAGAGCAAATGTAATCTGTTTTCCGATGAAAAGCCTGGCTccattgttgaaaagctgtggAGTTTCTTTTAACCTATTTTCCGAACACCAATGAATGAACTTCGACACAAGCTGAGGAAAGAGCCCATGCGGAACAAAAccatcaagaaaatgaagaaccAGTGGACACGGATCACATCCAGACGGCTTGATCTCCCACAGTCCTGATGGCGATGATCTTAGCTGCGTCGGAACAAAATATCTTTGTTCATCTTGGTTTTTGTCAGTGGCAATCGAAAATTTGGCAATCAGCCCATGCCGCTCCATCAAATCCAGAATATCTTGTTTGCAAAGGCCTTTGTCCATGAACTTGGAAAATACGTGGTCGACTAGTGCTATGCTCAGAATTCCGTTTACTTCCAGGTCTCTCCACCATTTCCTGTGCTTAGGATCCTGGATTCGACGGAAACATAAACACAAAATTCAACTTGCCTCCAGCTAGAGACAACAGATGAAAACCCCCGACATTTCCTTATCTAAGACTACCTGAAAGAATTTAGGCCTCTCCCCATGGCATGCATTGAATTTCAAGAAAGATTTAAGACCTGGACTCCACAGTTTAGAGGCATAGCGCCCAGACTCTCCTGGAGCACAGCCGTATTAGAGCAACCAAACTCGGAAGGCCACACTTCGACCCCTAATGGGAACACTTGCAATTTTCTCCAAGTCACACGAGTCACAGAAAGATGTGTTaaattttttacatgatttttttttttggatagaGGGAAAATTCATCCTAAAGAAGGCGATAAACAGAAATGCAAGAGTAGTCAACAATACTTACAGTCTCGTCAAAAGGCGGCACAGTTATAAGTTGCCTGAACAGGTCGATCAGCCACTGGGCCTGCAGCACTACAGTTTGGCCATGCTTTACAATCACACCGAGATCATGATagaaattcaacatggctgTCACTTCTTCCTCATCTTCGATTTGGCAAACTTGTCGAATAACAGAGAGAAGTTGATCAAGATCCATGAAGTATGTCTGCTTGGCAACAAGAGCATCAACagctctttcaaacttgaaccACCTAGGAAAAGAGAAATATTGCTGTGAAACACTCAGGGGACGGATGCTCAAgccatggttagcgctaaccattggttgaGAAGTATCTTCCGTAagtaacgctggttagcgctaaccacgtTTCCAACAACTAAGGCCTAAACACCTAAGGGCCTGGATTTGCATGCAGATGATCTGGCAGATTGAAATCATGCTCTGGTCAACTCCATGCTTTAGCGAATTGGACTACGTAACCAAGTTCAGTtacatttgaaattattttttcactaTTGTTTCCCTCATAACTGTTTTTTACCGAGGTGGTGAACTAGCTGGATAACCAAAGGCACATTCACAATGACATTACAAACCGTTCACTCTTGTTATATCTTATTCTTTTCTATTTTAGCAAATACTGTTTTCTGTCTTGGTGTCACAGTAAATTAAAGCAAAGTTACGAAGTTTTTCTTACGGCGTGCGCATATATTTAAAACTTAAAGCATTTTGGACTGTGTACAAAAAGTAAATTATAATCAACATAACCGCGCCAAAGAAacccaactggtcagtttcttATTAGAAGAGCATGGAGAACTGAGTTTAGGATATCTGGAAACAAATTCTGGTTGTGGCATGAGCGAGATTTCCATCAAGGTCACCCGCAACCGACTGATGTGATGTGATTCTCGGCTTAATAACACTGACACTAAATGTAAATTGATTTATACTACAAAGCATCAATGAAATCGGATAAACCGGCCTTCATACCTCAACGGCACCTCTTCACCCATGTAGGGTTCATTTTTCAAGATTTCTATGATTCTTTGACGCAGCTTTTGCACACCTTCGTCGTTTTCTGTCTTGTTATCGACAGCAAAAAATGGAGCTGTGACGTGTTGCTCATACTCCTTGTATTCTAAACTCTCCTTGATGTGCTGTTCCATGGTACTTACTTCTTCGAAAGGCTGATCTAAATTTGTTCCAACGATAATCACTGGCGGCTGTAGATAGGACAGCTTCTTTCCTCGATGGGCAACGTTTTCCTTGGTAGCAGATCGAATGTTGTGGACTGACACTAGCCAAGACAACAAATTATCCAAATTGGTTTCATTGTTCGCATTATCGAGCCTGAGCTTATGGACGCCTTGTCTGACACAAGGCTCTGCTGTTTCCAGTAAGTTCTTATTGAGATTATACACCAAGATGTAAACTGCTCGCCCAGACAGAAACACGGAATGTGAAGCATAATAAAGATGCTGGCCGGCAAAATCCCAAAGAGTTAAGGTTACTTCCTCAGATTTGATATCATCTTCTAGTTGAAGGCTTTGTAAATAACGCACAACTAATTCAGTGACATCGTTTGCAATTAGGTCTGTGACATCTTTTGGCAAAGTCGTGGAATTGTCGTTTTTGTCAACTGGCTTTTGTTCAGAGAATGCTTTCTGTCCATCCTCTACAATCATGCTTTTCTCTTTCGTGTCGCTCCCTGGTTCGTCTACATCTGACAATAACTTTGGCTCCTCGTAATATTTCCTTTCCTCTTGCTCATCAGTGATCTACAAAAAAAGAGCTGCACCAAACAGAGCTGCACCAAACAAAATAATGACTAAGGCAATTTTAGCATGTAAGCCTCAGGGAGTGACCTCTTCCCAGCCTCCTTACCATCTCATGGACATACAGAAGATAAATGTTATTGAGTGTTTTCCAATCTCTGCTTCCTTGATAAAAATAAGCGCTATGAGATCCCTAAAGGAAACCGAGAAACATTCAACACCTGATGATCATGATGCTGTAGATAAGCAGGTTCGGATTAGACTCATtggaaaacgtttttgaaattTCACTGTATCTCATAAAACAGTGTTAAAATTGTGACTTCTTTCCTGGTATTCAGAAACAAGAAGCACTTGAAAAAGAGAACAACTTTCTTCATCACATCAGGATAATCGCTTTGCGCATGCTCCGAATCAAATCAGGTAACCAATTACGTCATATAAAACTAATACGTCATACCTTCACTTCCACCACATCAGAATCAGTAGCGGTTGAATCGTTGTCATTTGCTTTGGTCCCTCTCAAATCCATGACAATGAGCCTTGCGAGTTCTTCTTCGAACTCCGAACTTCGTTTACTCGGcatccaattctggactttatcCACGTCGAGTTCACATTTCGACCAGTCCACTTCAACTCCAACAGTGCTCTCTTCCTCCGGGTCAAAAGGCAAACCGAGAAGAGATTTCTTTAGGCTTGTTTTTCCTGCACGATCTTGTCCAAGCAGCATGATGCGCCCGCGATAGACTTTCACTTTGCCACTTTCCATGGCCTTTTGAAAAGCACGCTCTGCCTCAGGGCCCCGGCCCCTAATTTCCGCTGGTACAGACGAGCCTGCATCCTTACCTGCTGCTGCTACATCCTTGCCTAATTGAAGACCGCAGTACTTGACAGCCAAATCTACTCGGTCAACAATGGGATGCTGCAATGCACGTGCCAAGCGACGATATGATGCATCGGTTGCGTACATCTCGCGCCAATATCTTACAAGACCTACACAAATTATGTTACATAATCATAATTGTTTGCAattatcacaaattttaaaatggaaaagaaaTCCTGGAATAATTTTGATTGGAACAGAAGGAAACAGCCAGTAAATCGCCCGAACGAATGAAGACAGAACTAAGTTAACTAGCAGCGTGTTTTTTGTCTTCAAGCAGATAAAAACATTGTTTAGGCCAAAAAGCTCTTTCTATTTGATGacctttgaaaacaataatactTCTCAACATCAAAAACTATGCAAACTCATGTGTTAACCCATGATAACTCTGAAAACTACACAATTACACTTACTATAGCATTTATCAAAGATTTCAAACTCGTCTGCTTCAATCTGATCAATCGCAGAATCCGGGACGTTCAGCATTCGGCCAACCGTTTTCCATGAAGGACCAAGCTCACGCGCAATGAGACGAACATCATCTCTTGAAATGGTTCCAGGCTTGAATGATTCACTTTCATCGAAGTCTGAATTACAAGAGTAATCAGTATCTATCAAAAGAAGTGGGAGGAACAAAGGTAGTGCAGTGCATGGCAGTCATTTCCAAAAGCCATAGCTTCCCTTCCCTACCCTTAAAGAATTCCATCTCC
Coding sequences:
- the LOC136888891 gene encoding uncharacterized protein isoform X6, with protein sequence MLQRVDVLQELHKVKVVLMSPWQHTQTSAVPDQAVVAVNLGDQGPSSTSEAVVFPDLTTKNQYIVCDVVSSDRENEIDDALGEGRFYTTNKRPFKSLGEYQKAIEYHKNRLKTAIEIGDQAGEERAYETLSNSYHLLGDHRKSVEYHNKHLKIAIESGDWGGQGAAYGNLGIAYSSMGDYRKSIEYLEKHLKIAIEIGDRGVEGNAYGNLGISYRRLGDYQKSIEYLEKGLKIAIEIGDRDGEGKAYGNLGISYQRLGDYQKSIEYLEKGLKIAIEIGDRGGEGNAYGNLGISYRRLGDYQKSIEYLEKGLKIAIEIGDRDGEGNAYGNLGNSYQRLGDYQKSIEYLEKGLKIATEIGDRDREGKAYGNLGTSYQRLGDYQKSIEYLEKHLKIATEIGDRDGEGNAYGNLGTSYLGLGDYQKSIEYLEKRLKIATEIGDRDGEGAAYGNLGVAYSSMGDYRKSIEFLEKRLKIATEIGDRGGEGAAYGNLGVAYSSMGDYRKSIEYHEKSLKIAIEIGDRDGEGKAYGNLGYPYRRLGDYRKSIEYLEKGLKIAIEIGDRQREGEAYGSLEIPYSSLGDHRKCIEYLEKRLKIAIEIGDRGGEGNAYGNLGNSYQRLGDYQKSIEYLEKGLKIAIEIGDRDGEGNAYGNLGISYKRLGDYQKSIEYLEKGLKIAIEIGDRDREGKAYGNLGISYQRLGDYQKSIEYLEKGLKIAIEIGDRDGEGNTYQNLGYSYQRLGDYQKSIEYLEKGLKIAIEIGDRDREGKAYGNLGISYQRLGDYQKSIEYLEKGLKIAIEIGDRGGEGNTFGNLGIAYRSLGDYRKSIKYLEKGLKIAIEIGDRGGEGKAYRNLGTSYQGLGDYQKSIEYLEKGLKIAEEIGDRGGEGAAYGNLGIAYSSLGSRGKRLLYPEVTTAPKRQSQNTGIPENTDYSCNSDFDESESFKPGTISRDDVRLIARELGPSWKTVGRMLNVPDSAIDQIEADEFEIFDKCYSLVRYWREMYATDASYRRLARALQHPIVDRVDLAVKYCGLQLGKDVAAAGKDAGSSVPAEIRGRGPEAERAFQKAMESGKVKVYRGRIMLLGQDRAGKTSLKKSLLGLPFDPEEESTVGVEVDWSKCELDVDKVQNWMPSKRSSEFEEELARLIVMDLRGTKANDNDSTATDSDVVEVKITDEQEERKYYEEPKLLSDVDEPGSDTKEKSMIVEDGQKAFSEQKPVDKNDNSTTLPKDVTDLIANDVTELVVRYLQSLQLEDDIKSEEVTLTLWDFAGQHLYYASHSVFLSGRAVYILVYNLNKNLLETAEPCVRQGVHKLRLDNANNETNLDNLLSWLVSVHNIRSATKENVAHRGKKLSYLQPPVIIVGTNLDQPFEEVSTMEQHIKESLEYKEYEQHVTAPFFAVDNKTENDEGVQKLRQRIIEILKNEPYMGEEVPLRWFKFERAVDALVAKQTYFMDLDQLLSVIRQVCQIEDEEEVTAMLNFYHDLGVIVKHGQTVVLQAQWLIDLFRQLITVPPFDETDPKHRKWWRDLEVNGILSIALVDHVFSKFMDKGLCKQDILDLMERHGLIAKFSIATDKNQDEQRYFVPTQLRSSPSGLWEIKPSGCDPCPLVLHFLDGFVPHGLFPQLVSKFIHWCSENRLKETPQLFNNGARLFIGKQITFALILICRKRFIKIVLKTRNPSSCKSQSMIASNKMAIEVRNFIERTLDDFSRDLSWLSNLRYELSVVCTYCLECTCHLHERTSCDQDDCLHLLRVRPGEELICLKNFCDETVSPGWEMWFEVPHTQTMEPEGDTQIADANQVSTKERTRRPRGQGMETIALNIAVTALALFLAVFFVGYSSIVPPKRKKGVEENESAHPAGHSSRAPPKRKKGIAENESAHPAGHSSRAPPKRKKGIAENESAHPADPNEVESLDSRTLSEDDVLLIAYELGPSREMVGRVLNVPDAVVDQIEANKSKDSEKCYSILRHWQEMYRSDATYHALACALQNPAVARVDLAVKYCGLQLGKDVAVVSKPLKDLVNDASDSLEEICKRLDTQLAGLGYYEDVAKYYDYDVFTIKARFKRSPDGPSKALILAIIAEYPDVTVESFAEVVVKQTRREDVARLLREFDCKW
- the LOC136888891 gene encoding uncharacterized protein isoform X5, encoding MLQRVDVLQELHKVKVVLMSPWQHTQTSAVPDQAVVAVNLGDQGPSSTSEAVVFPDLTTKNQYIVCDVVSSDRENEIDDALGEGRFYTTNKRPFKSLGEYQKAIEYHKNRLKTAIEIGDQAGEERAYETLSNSYHLLGDHRKSVEYHNKHLKIAIESGDWGGQGAAYGNLGIAYSSMGDYRKSIEYLEKHLKIAIEIGDRGVEGNAYGNLGISYRRLGDYQKSIEYLEKGLKIAIEIGDRDGEGKAYGNLGISYQRLGDYQKSIEYLEKGLKIAIEIGDRGGEGNAYGNLGISYRRLGDYQKSIEYLEKGLKIAIEIGDRDGEGNAYGNLGNSYQRLGDYQKSIEYLEKGLKIATEIGDRDREGKAYGNLGTSYQRLGDYQKSIEYLEKHLKIATEIGDRDGEGNAYGNLGTSYLGLGDYQKSIEYLEKRLKIATEIGDRDGEGAAYGNLGVAYSSMGDYRKSIEFLEKRLKIATEIGDRGGEGAAYGNLGVAYSSMGDYRKSIEYHEKSLKIAIEIGDRDGEGKAYGNLGYPYRRLGDYRKSIEYLEKGLKIAIEIGDRQREGEAYGSLEIPYSSLGDHRKCIEYLEKRLKIAIEIGDRGGEGNAYGNLGNSYQRLGDYQKSIEYLEKGLKIAIEIGDRDGEGNAYGNLGISYKRLGDYQKSIEYLEKGLKIAIEIGDRDREGKAYGNLGISYQRLGDYQKSIEYLEKGLKIAIEIGDRDGEGNTYQNLGYSYQRLGDYQKSIEYLEKGLKIAIEIGDRDREGKAYGNLGISYQRLGDYQKSIEYLEKGLKIAIEIGDRGGEGNTFGNLGIAYRSLGDYRKSIKYLEKGLKIAIEIGDRGGEGKAYRNLGTSYQGLGDYQKSIEYLEKGLKIAEEIGDRGGEGAAYGNLGIAYSSLGSRGKRLLYPEVTTAPKRQSQNTGIPENTDYSCNSDFDESESFKPGTISRDDVRLIARELGPSWKTVGRMLNVPDSAIDQIEADEFEIFDKCYSLVRYWREMYATDASYRRLARALQHPIVDRVDLAVKYCGLQLGKDVAAAGKDAGSSVPAEIRGRGPEAERAFQKAMESGKVKVYRGRIMLLGQDRAGKTSLKKSLLGLPFDPEEESTVGVEVDWSKCELDVDKVQNWMPSKRSSEFEEELARLIVMDLRGTKANDNDSTATDSDVVEVKITDEQEERKYYEEPKLLSDVDEPGSDTKEKSMIVEDGQKAFSEQKPVDKNDNSTTLPKDVTDLIANDVTELVVRYLQSLQLEDDIKSEEVTLTLWDFAGQHLYYASHSVFLSGRAVYILVYNLNKNLLETAEPCVRQGVHKLRLDNANNETNLDNLLSWLVSVHNIRSATKENVAHRGKKLSYLQPPVIIVGTNLDQPFEEVSTMEQHIKESLEYKEYEQHVTAPFFAVDNKTENDEGVQKLRQRIIEILKNEPYMGEEVPLRWFKFERAVDALVAKQTYFMDLDQLLSVIRQVCQIEDEEEVTAMLNFYHDLGVIVKHGQTVVLQAQWLIDLFRQLITVPPFDETDPKHRKWWRDLEVNGILSIALVDHVFSKFMDKGLCKQDILDLMERHGLIAKFSIATDKNQDEQRYFVPTQLRSSPSGLWEIKPSGCDPCPLVLHFLDGFVPHGLFPQLVSKFIHWCSENRLKETPQLFNNGARLFIGKQITFALILICRKRFIKIVLKTRNPSSCKSQSMIASNKMAIEVRNFIERTLDDFSRDLSWLSNLRYELSVVCTYCLECTCHLHERTSCDQDDCLHLLRVRPGEELICLKNFCDETVSPGWEMWFEVPHTQTMEPEGDTQIADANQVSTKERTRRPRGQGMETIALNIAVTALALFLAVFFVGYSSIVPPKRKKGVEENESAHPAGHSSRAPPKRKKGIAENESAHPAGHSSRAPPKRKKGIAENESAHPADPNEVESLDSRTLSEDDVLLIAYELGPSREMVGRVLNVPDAVVDQIEANKSKDSEKCYSILRHWQEMYRSDATYHALACALQNPAVARVDLAVKYCGLQLGKDVAVVSKPLKDLVNDASDSLEEICKRLDTQLAGLGYYEDVAKYYDYDVFTIKARFKRSPDGPSKALILAIIAEYPDVTVESFAEVVVKQTRREDVARLLREFDCKW